GCTGAGCCACAAAAAAGCCCCGAACTGGCCGGGGCAAGGGATTCATTCTGGGCGGGCGTCAATCGCGACGACCACCGCCGTTGAGCACGATGATCAGGCGCAGGATGAAGATGAACAGGTTGATGTAGGTGAGGTACATGCTCAGGGCACCTGCCAGGTATTGGTCATCCCGGTAGGAGCGGGGCATCGTGTAGAAGTCGACGAAAGCAGCGCCAACGAACAGCACGGTGCCAAAGCCGGCGATCATCAACTCAAAGCTGGTGCCATGGAAGATGGTGGGGGCAAAAATCCCGCCAATGAACTGGACGACCATCGCCAGAATCAGGCCGATCAAGCCGAGGCCAACCACGCCGGAGAGGGCCTGACCGACGGAATCGCTCATGCGACGGCCAACGATCGACGCAATCACAAAGGTGATGCCGGTGGCCAGAGCAGCGGTGCCGACCGCACCGATACCGGCGACGGCTCCAGCGAAAGCCACGAGACCACTCAGGGTGAATCCCGTAATCAGGCTGTAGATCGACAACAGCGGCAAGGCTGTGGCGTTGTTCCCCTTCATCGCCACGTTCTGCGCGACGAAGAACAGAACCAGGTTGCTGATCACTGCCACCCAGAACAGGGGCATGAACAGCGGGGTGGCCATCATCGACAGACCACCGATCACCCCGATAGAGGTGAGCACCATGCCGCCACCGACGTAGGGCAGCGCTTTATTAACAACGTTGGGCCCGACAAGGGCGCTGGATTGCGCCTGGCGGATCGCCTCCTGGAAATTGCTGCTTGCTGGCATGTCGACCAGGTCACCAAAGAGTCCACACATCCTGCCAGCGATGGCAAGGGGGTGGAGTGTGGATGTCCCTATCGACGCTGAGGCTTGGCTGTTTTGCGTTCGTCCCGTCGGGCATAGGCCTCGACAACCCGCTGGACAAGAGGGTGACGCACCACATCGGCCGAGGTGAGACGACAGACAGACACGCCTTCCACACCATCCAAAACGTCGGAGGCCTCCACCAGACCGCTCTGCACGGTGGCTGGAAGATCCACTTGTGTGATGTCGCCCGTCACCACCATCCGAGAACGCTCTCCGAGACGGGTGAGCACCATGCGCATCTGGGCAGGCGTGGTGTTCTGAGCTTCATCAAGGATCACAAAGGCATCACTGAGGGTGCGGCCCCGCATGTAGGCCAGCGGAGCGACCTCAATCACCCCCTTCTCCAACAGCACGCTTGTTTTCTCGGCTCCAAGAAGGGAATGCAAGGCGTCATAGAGCGGGCGCAAATAGGGATCGACCTTCTGCTGAAGGTCGCCCGGCAGGAACCCCAGCCGTTCCCCAGCCTCGACAGCCGGCCTGGTGAGAATCAAACGCTCCACCTTGCGTTCGGTGAGCATCCGAACAGCAAGAACGGTGGCCAAGAAGGTTTTTCCTGTGCCCGCAGGCCCGAGCGCAAAGGTGAGATCGTGGCGCTCCATGGCATCCACATATTTCTTCTGTCGCAGGGTGCGCGGTCGCAGCAGATTGCCCTTTTGGCTCTTTGCCAAGACCTGCTCACCCATGGCGGCATGGTCATCGCCGCGGCCGGTGTTGAGCGCTCCAAGAGCCGATTGAAGATCCACCGGAGAGACCGACTGACCCTCCTGCCAGATCGGGCGCAGCAGTTCCACAACCGCAGCGGCCCGTTCAATCTGCGTCGGCCGCCCGGTGATCACCAACTGAAGACCCCGCAACACCATGGAGGCTCCTGTCAGAGCTTCGAGGCGATGCAGGGTTGTTTCTGCTTCACCGGCCAAAGCCAATGCAGCATCGGGATCAGGCAGGTCGAGAACGAAACGGCCGCGTTCGCCGTCGTCAGACACCGGAATGATCAGCCCTCGGTGGATTCGGCTTCAGCGGAATCGGAAGCAGCCGCTTCAGCTTCAGCAGCCTTGGCATCAGCAGCATCCTTAGCGGCCTGCTTGGCATCAGCCTCACGCTTGGCCGCTTGCTTGGCCTTACCGACAGTTTCTGCAGAACGCACGGTCTTTTCAAGAAGACCGCCGCGCTCGAGCAGCGTGCGCACGACATCGGTGGGCTGGGCACCCTGACCCAAACGCTCACGGATGGCCTCGGTATCGAGACGCGTTTCCTTCGTCCGCGGGTTGTAGAAGCCCAGCTCCTGGAGGGGACGACCGTCCCGACGAGAGGTGCTGTTACAGGCCACGAGGCGGAAGCTCGCTTCCCGCTTCTTGCCAAACCGCTTCAGGCGGAGCTTGATCATCGTGGCCCTGGAATGAAGGAAAAGAGGTGGTCCGGCGGCGCCTAAACGCCCGCCAAACAACCACCATACCGTTCCGCCTTCACAGATCCCCGAAGCCTTTCTTCTTCTTGGCCGGTCGCTGCCGCTTGGGCGGTCCGCCGCGACCGGGGCGGCCACCGGCAGCAGGCATGCCACCCATTCCTGGCATTCCACCCATCCCCGGCATTCCACCCATCCCTGGCATTCCAGGCATGCCACCCATTCCTGGCATACCGCCCTGACTCATCTGCTGCATGAAGCCACGCATTTTCTGGAAGTCGGCCAGCACCTTGTCCACATCAGCGGGCTGATGACCGCTGCCGCTGGCAATCCGCCGACGTCTTGAGGGTTGACCCGCCAGCAAGTCGGGGTTTTCCCGCTCCTGCTGTGTCATCGAGCCGATCATGGCCTCGATGCGCTTCAACTGCTGCTCTCCCTGCTTGAGCATGCCGTCGTCGATTTTGTTCATGCCCGGGATCATTTTCATCAGGCCACCGAGCGAACCCATGCGCTTGATCAAGCGCATCTGCTTCACGAAGTCCGAAAAGTCAAACGTCGCCTCCTGAAGCTTCTTCTGCATCTTCTCGACGTCGGCGAGTTCGACCTCCTTCTGGGCCTTCTCCACCAGCGTCAGCACATCACCCATGCCGAGGATGCGACTGGCCATCCGTTCGGGATGGAACGGCTGCAGCGCCTCCACCTTCTCGCCAGTACCGATGAACTTGATCGGCTGACCGCTCACCTTGCGGATCGAGAGGGCCGCACCGCCGCGGGAGTCACCGTCGAGTTTGGTGAGAACTGCTCCAGTAATGCCCACCTGATCGTGGAAGGCACGGGTGAGCTCGGCCGCCTCCTGGCCAATCATCGAATCCACCACCAGCAGCACCTCATCGGGCTGCACGGCGGAACGGATCCGCACCATCTCCTCCATCATCTCGGTGTCGATCTGGAGACGGCCGGCGGTGTCCACCAGGAGGGTGTCGAACCCCTCCTGCTTCGCTTTAGCCAAACCAGCCGCGGCGATGTCCTCTGGCTTGGCTTCAGCTCCGAGGCTGAACACCTCCACATCGATCTGAGCACCCAACGTCTTGAGCTGCTCGATAGCCGCTGGCCGATAGACGTCGGCACCCACCATCAGGGCTCGACGTCCCTGGTCCTTGAGGTGCAGACCAAGCTTGGCCGTGGCGGTGGTCTTACCCGCACCTTGGAGGCCAGCCATCAGCACGACGGTGGGAGCCTCGGCCGCCTTGGCCAAAGGAGCGTTATCACCCCCCATGACCTCCACCAGCTGCTCATGGACCACCTGGATGAACTTTTGATCCGGGTTGACCCCTCGCACCACTTCAGCGCCGACGGCTTTATCGCGGACCTCAGCGACGAAGTCCTTCACCACCGGCAGGCTCACATCCGCTTCAAGCAACGCCCGACGGACGTCCTTCAGCGCCCCATCGACGTTGCTCTCGCTGATCGTGTCCTGTCCCCGCAGCCCCTTGACCGCATCCTCAAAACGGGCTGAAAGCTCGTCGAACATCGGCGTAAAGCCCCTGGATCAATGAAGTGATCGTAAAAAGCGACGGTCCTGCTACTCAGGATCCCGGCATGTAGTCATGCAAACGCCATTGGGTTCCGTCCCTGCCGAGCACATAGGTCACGCTGAAATCACTCGGTGCTGTCTCTTCGATGACAGCACCATCAGCACCCTGGAGACGATCGCTGTAGGCCACCTGGGCCCGCAGCTCAATTCTCAGAGGTTTTCTGTCCAACACTTCGATGCTGGTAATTGAGGCATCAATCGACTTAGACCGCCCTGCGGCCGCGTCAACGGCCCGTTCACGCTCCACGCGCTTCAACAGGGGGTCCCTCGCCACAACGGAGAGGTCCGCCGGCTGACCGGACAAAGCCAAAGCCTTGGCATCGAGCCATCCCTGCACCAAAGCCTGCAGCTCCGCTTCCGTCGGCGCATCGCTAACGAGCGGTTTGGAGGGAGCGGAGGGCCGCAGGGCCGGCTTCAGGCTCGCGACGGGCTCATCGGCCGACCGCGATGGAAAAACGTCGACTATTTGCTCTTCAACGTCTTTCTCTTCAACGTCTTTCTCTTCAACCTCCGTGGTTTCTGAAATCGTTTCCGGTACCAGTGGCGCGTAATCCAAATTGCGTCTGACGAGGGCGAGGCCTCCAACGGCGATCCCGAGCAGCGCCAGAGCCGCAGCAGCAGAACGTACCCAGCGTTGCTGCAAGAACGGCAGCGGCACGGCCAAGTCTTCGGACTCAGCATCCGGATCCGGTTCACCCAGGTCGAACGAGGAATCGAGTGATGCCGTCCCTGCTGTTGACCAGTCCAGGGGCATCTCTTCGGTAAGGGGCTGGCGCGAGGCCTTGCGATCGAGACGATCGACGTAACCCTGCACATCACGATCGGCAAACCAGGCATCTAGGTCAGCTACCGATGCGTCGACATCGCGATAACCGGGCAAGACATCGCGCTCAAGCCAGGCTCGGCAGTACTCACATTGGGCAGCGAGCCGGTCACCGGGATGATTCAGGAACCAGGCCTGCAGGTCTGCATCACGCAGAACAGCGAAGTGCCGCTCGGCATCCTTGACGTTGCCCAACAGCAGATCCAGACAGCCCATCAGCGGCATGGGGTCGAGGTCGGCATTGGCAAGCGTTTGTATCCGCTCGCGCGCCTGCTCGAGGAACTCGGGCTTACGCCGCGAGAAACCAGCGGCGGTCAGCGCCAGAACCGTGAGGAAACCAGCATCAGCAGCGCCTCCCTCAAACCAGCGACTGAACAGATCGATCTGCTCCTGAACCGTCAAAAAGCGGCGGATCTGGTGAAAAAACGATTCAAAATCGGCCTGAGTCAGGCTTCCTTGGTGATCGCCATCTACCTCGGCAGCCTCCAGACCACCACGGGCCACGACCAACTCATCCAGCAGGGTCAAGCCCCGTTGGTGTGAGTCCTGATCACCAAGATCACGGCTGAGCAGATCCAGAATCCGGAAGGGTGTGAGCGCCTGCAACGCGTCTTCCAGCAGGCGCTGCTGATCGGGCAGCTTGCCCATCCGCTGTTGCAGCTGGATGCCGTCGATCAGCAGTTGAGCAGCCGACTCATAGCGACGTTGGTCCTGCTCCTCCAGCGCAGCATCGCGACAGGCCAGGGCAGCCAGGAGAGTCAGATCCGCTTCACGGCCGCTGCCAAGGGCTGGTGCCTGAGGAGGCTGGAGCCCCTGCCGTGCCAGTTGAAAAGCCTCAACAGCCCCGTGGGCCTCCCAGAGCAGAATCAGACCGGCCACCTCGCTGCTGGTCGGGAGATCCAACCCCACCGTTCCGTTCGGATGGGATTCACTGAGGCGTAGCAAGGCAGCTTCGTAGTCAGCCCTGTCGGAGGGGTCGGTCAGCAGGTCGGCGGATCGACGCAGGAGGTCGGCCCGCTGGAGCAGCGCTTCGTGGGTGAATCCCTGGTCCGGCGGACTGTCGCAACGGGTTTGCAACCGGCGCAGAATCGCTTCTGGCTCTGCCGATGGACTGACGCCCAGGAGTCGGAAATGATCAATGGGCAGATCCAACAGCAACGCTGCGAGGAGACGCGGATCTTAGTCAGTGTCTGGGGTTTTGCCCATCGCTCATCGGCTGGCCCTTAAAGTTGACTTCAAATCATTAGGTGGACATGGGTCAGGACCTCGCTGTCGATTCCGCTCCGATTGGCACTGCGACTGCTGGTCCCCACGCCGAACGGCTCTCAAAACTGGTCACAGCACAACGGGCCAGCGTGGACCGGGACACGGGCCTTGACCTCTACAGGGACATGACCCTGGGCAGGCGCTTCGAGGACAAATGCGCCGAGATGTACTACCGCGGCAAGATGTTCGGCTTTGTTCATCTGTACAACGGTCAGGAAGCTGTCAGCACCGGTGTGATCGGTGCCATGAAGCGTCAGCACGACTGGTTCTGCAGCACATACCGCGATCACGTCCATGCCTTGAGCGCCGGCGTACCCGCCCGCGAGGTCATGAGTGAACTCTTCGGCAAAGAGACCGGTTGCAGCAAAGGTCGCGGCGGTTCGATGCACCTTTTTTCCAAGGAGCATCACCTGCTTGGTGGTTTTGCCTTCATCGCTGAAGGGATCCCCGTGGCGCTCGGGTCGGCCTTCACCAGCCGGTACAAACGCGATGCCCTCGGCGATGCCTCCAGCAACTCAGTGACTGCTGCGTTCTTCGGTGATGGAACCTGCAACAACGGTCAGTTTTTCGAGTGCATGAACATGGCGCAGCTGTGGAAGCTGCCGATCATTTTCGTGGTCGAAAACAACAAGTGGGCCATCGGGATGTCCCACGACCGGGCCACCAGTGATCCAGAGATCTGGCGCAAGGCCAGCTCCTTCGGTATGGCCGGTGAGGAAGTGGATGGAATGGACGTTCTGGCGGTGCGGGCAGCAGCCCTACGGGCCGTAGAACGGGCCAGGGCCGGCGAAGGTCCGACCCTGTTGGAATGCCTGACCTATCGCTTCCGTGGGCACTCCCTCGCTGATCCAGACGAACTGCGCGCGGAGGAGGAAAAGCAGTTCTGGGCCAAACGTGATCCCCTCAAAGCTCTGGAACGGGATCTGACAGACGCAGGCCTGGTGAATAGCGATGAACTACGCGCGATCGAGAAGGAGATCGACGGAATCGTTCAGGACTGTGTTGACTTCGCCCTCTCAGCACCAGAGCCCGACCCATCGGAACTCACGCGCTACATCTGGGCTGAAGACTGATTCAGCTGAACTGGTTCAGTTTTAAGAAGCCGGATCCGAGCCGGCTCAGATGCCGCTCGGAAGTCGACGGGTGAGATTGCGAAGCTTCCGCAAGGCCTTGAGTTCAACTTGGCGGACACGCTCCCTGGACACTTCCATGAGACGTCCGATTTCAGCGAGGGTGTGACGTTCGTTGCCCTCAAGCCCGAAGCGCATGCGCAGAACATGCTGCTCCTGCTCACTCAAGTGACTCAGCCAGCGGCCCAGTTGTTCGTGGTGAATACGTTGCTCAACGATGTCGAGCGGCTCATCGAGGGATGAATCAGCAATCAGATCACCGAGGAAGCTGCGGCCCTCCTCGCCGTTGACGGGAGCATCCAGGCTGCTGGTGGTGAGGGCCTGGCGCAGCAGCGAATCCAGCTCATCCAATGGAATATCCATGGCTTCAGCGATCTCCACGCGGCTGGGCATGGCGCCCAGCTTGTGAGCGAGATCAAGGCTGACCTTACGGATCGTGGTGAGCCGCTCACTCAGGTGAACCGGCAGTCGAATCGTGCGCGACTGACAAGCAATGGCTCGGGTCATGCTCTGGCGGATCCACCAGAAGG
This genomic interval from Synechococcus sp. UW69 contains the following:
- a CDS encoding Bax inhibitor-1 family protein; the protein is MPASSNFQEAIRQAQSSALVGPNVVNKALPYVGGGMVLTSIGVIGGLSMMATPLFMPLFWVAVISNLVLFFVAQNVAMKGNNATALPLLSIYSLITGFTLSGLVAFAGAVAGIGAVGTAALATGITFVIASIVGRRMSDSVGQALSGVVGLGLIGLILAMVVQFIGGIFAPTIFHGTSFELMIAGFGTVLFVGAAFVDFYTMPRSYRDDQYLAGALSMYLTYINLFIFILRLIIVLNGGGRRD
- a CDS encoding RpoD/SigA family RNA polymerase sigma factor — encoded protein: MVSTASKPLETQRRRSSDPVSWYLATIGRIPLLTPAEEIELGNQVQAMMALTEDGSREFADGELTTAQRRLLRIGRRAKERMMKANLRLVVSVAKKYQGKGLELLDLIQEGSLGLERAVEKFDPTRGYKFSTYAFWWIRQSMTRAIACQSRTIRLPVHLSERLTTIRKVSLDLAHKLGAMPSRVEIAEAMDIPLDELDSLLRQALTTSSLDAPVNGEEGRSFLGDLIADSSLDEPLDIVEQRIHHEQLGRWLSHLSEQEQHVLRMRFGLEGNERHTLAEIGRLMEVSRERVRQVELKALRKLRNLTRRLPSGI
- the pdhA gene encoding pyruvate dehydrogenase (acetyl-transferring) E1 component subunit alpha, whose amino-acid sequence is MGQDLAVDSAPIGTATAGPHAERLSKLVTAQRASVDRDTGLDLYRDMTLGRRFEDKCAEMYYRGKMFGFVHLYNGQEAVSTGVIGAMKRQHDWFCSTYRDHVHALSAGVPAREVMSELFGKETGCSKGRGGSMHLFSKEHHLLGGFAFIAEGIPVALGSAFTSRYKRDALGDASSNSVTAAFFGDGTCNNGQFFECMNMAQLWKLPIIFVVENNKWAIGMSHDRATSDPEIWRKASSFGMAGEEVDGMDVLAVRAAALRAVERARAGEGPTLLECLTYRFRGHSLADPDELRAEEEKQFWAKRDPLKALERDLTDAGLVNSDELRAIEKEIDGIVQDCVDFALSAPEPDPSELTRYIWAED
- a CDS encoding ARC6/PARC6 family protein yields the protein MDLPIDHFRLLGVSPSAEPEAILRRLQTRCDSPPDQGFTHEALLQRADLLRRSADLLTDPSDRADYEAALLRLSESHPNGTVGLDLPTSSEVAGLILLWEAHGAVEAFQLARQGLQPPQAPALGSGREADLTLLAALACRDAALEEQDQRRYESAAQLLIDGIQLQQRMGKLPDQQRLLEDALQALTPFRILDLLSRDLGDQDSHQRGLTLLDELVVARGGLEAAEVDGDHQGSLTQADFESFFHQIRRFLTVQEQIDLFSRWFEGGAADAGFLTVLALTAAGFSRRKPEFLEQARERIQTLANADLDPMPLMGCLDLLLGNVKDAERHFAVLRDADLQAWFLNHPGDRLAAQCEYCRAWLERDVLPGYRDVDASVADLDAWFADRDVQGYVDRLDRKASRQPLTEEMPLDWSTAGTASLDSSFDLGEPDPDAESEDLAVPLPFLQQRWVRSAAAALALLGIAVGGLALVRRNLDYAPLVPETISETTEVEEKDVEEKDVEEQIVDVFPSRSADEPVASLKPALRPSAPSKPLVSDAPTEAELQALVQGWLDAKALALSGQPADLSVVARDPLLKRVERERAVDAAAGRSKSIDASITSIEVLDRKPLRIELRAQVAYSDRLQGADGAVIEETAPSDFSVTYVLGRDGTQWRLHDYMPGS
- the ffh gene encoding signal recognition particle protein translates to MFDELSARFEDAVKGLRGQDTISESNVDGALKDVRRALLEADVSLPVVKDFVAEVRDKAVGAEVVRGVNPDQKFIQVVHEQLVEVMGGDNAPLAKAAEAPTVVLMAGLQGAGKTTATAKLGLHLKDQGRRALMVGADVYRPAAIEQLKTLGAQIDVEVFSLGAEAKPEDIAAAGLAKAKQEGFDTLLVDTAGRLQIDTEMMEEMVRIRSAVQPDEVLLVVDSMIGQEAAELTRAFHDQVGITGAVLTKLDGDSRGGAALSIRKVSGQPIKFIGTGEKVEALQPFHPERMASRILGMGDVLTLVEKAQKEVELADVEKMQKKLQEATFDFSDFVKQMRLIKRMGSLGGLMKMIPGMNKIDDGMLKQGEQQLKRIEAMIGSMTQQERENPDLLAGQPSRRRRIASGSGHQPADVDKVLADFQKMRGFMQQMSQGGMPGMGGMPGMPGMGGMPGMGGMPGMGGMPAAGGRPGRGGPPKRQRPAKKKKGFGDL
- the rpsP gene encoding 30S ribosomal protein S16 — encoded protein: MIKLRLKRFGKKREASFRLVACNSTSRRDGRPLQELGFYNPRTKETRLDTEAIRERLGQGAQPTDVVRTLLERGGLLEKTVRSAETVGKAKQAAKREADAKQAAKDAADAKAAEAEAAASDSAEAESTEG
- a CDS encoding PhoH family protein, translated to MSDDGERGRFVLDLPDPDAALALAGEAETTLHRLEALTGASMVLRGLQLVITGRPTQIERAAAVVELLRPIWQEGQSVSPVDLQSALGALNTGRGDDHAAMGEQVLAKSQKGNLLRPRTLRQKKYVDAMERHDLTFALGPAGTGKTFLATVLAVRMLTERKVERLILTRPAVEAGERLGFLPGDLQQKVDPYLRPLYDALHSLLGAEKTSVLLEKGVIEVAPLAYMRGRTLSDAFVILDEAQNTTPAQMRMVLTRLGERSRMVVTGDITQVDLPATVQSGLVEASDVLDGVEGVSVCRLTSADVVRHPLVQRVVEAYARRDERKTAKPQRR